A stretch of the Haloarcula ordinaria genome encodes the following:
- a CDS encoding excinuclease ABC subunit C — MDAKAVRERAGGLPREPGVYQFETGEERVLYVGKAVDLRSRVRSYADPRSTRIAKMVGRADRIDFAVTDTETQALLLEANLIKRHRPPYNVRLKDDKSYPLVQLTDHAVPRIEVTRDPEEGATVYGPFTDKGRVEVVIKALRETYGLRGCTDHKYSTRERPCLDYEMGICTAPCTGEIDAADYAEDVESVTRFFEGETGILSDPLRREMEAAAAAQEFERAANLRDKLDAVEAFHSGGDSAVSDSTYSETTDVLGVAVEGEKAIVARLHAESGKLVDRSRHTLDAPDGEGAAGVYRAFIPQYYAERELPDAILCAEDPADAELEGWLASEGVALRVPGAGREATLVDLALKNARQRGGSDDDVGRLADALGIDRPERIEGFDVSHAQGRSVVGSNVTFVDGHPQKSGYRRKKLTERNDDYANMHDLVRWRAVRSLEGRDDRVDPDLLLIDGGDGQLGAARDALAETGWEVPVVALAKDEELVITADGVYDWPDDAPHLHLLQRVRDEAHRFAVQYHQTLRDDVSTALDDVPGIGPKTRTRLLRRFGSIDGVRGASLAELTAVDGVGEATAETIRTRLN, encoded by the coding sequence ATGGACGCGAAGGCGGTCCGGGAGCGAGCGGGCGGACTACCGCGAGAGCCCGGCGTCTACCAGTTCGAGACCGGCGAGGAGCGGGTGCTCTACGTCGGGAAGGCCGTCGATTTGCGCAGTCGCGTCCGCTCGTACGCGGACCCGCGGAGCACGCGCATCGCGAAGATGGTCGGACGGGCCGACCGCATCGACTTCGCGGTGACCGACACGGAGACCCAGGCGCTCCTGCTGGAGGCGAACCTCATCAAGCGCCACCGGCCGCCGTACAACGTCCGCCTGAAGGACGACAAGTCCTATCCGCTGGTGCAACTGACCGACCACGCCGTCCCGCGCATCGAGGTGACCCGCGACCCCGAGGAGGGCGCGACGGTGTACGGCCCGTTCACCGACAAGGGGCGCGTCGAAGTGGTCATCAAGGCGCTCCGCGAGACCTACGGCCTCCGGGGCTGTACGGACCACAAGTACAGCACGCGCGAGCGTCCGTGCCTGGACTACGAGATGGGCATCTGCACCGCTCCGTGTACCGGTGAAATCGACGCAGCGGACTACGCCGAGGACGTCGAGTCGGTGACGCGGTTCTTCGAGGGCGAGACGGGCATCCTCTCGGACCCGCTCCGTCGCGAGATGGAGGCCGCCGCCGCGGCCCAGGAGTTCGAGCGGGCCGCGAACCTGCGAGATAAACTCGACGCCGTGGAGGCGTTCCACAGTGGCGGTGACAGCGCAGTCAGCGACTCGACGTACTCGGAGACGACCGACGTGCTGGGCGTTGCCGTCGAAGGCGAGAAGGCCATCGTCGCCAGACTACACGCAGAGAGCGGCAAACTCGTGGACCGCTCCCGACACACGCTCGACGCACCGGACGGCGAGGGGGCGGCAGGCGTCTACCGGGCCTTCATCCCCCAGTACTACGCCGAACGCGAACTGCCCGACGCCATCCTCTGTGCCGAGGACCCCGCCGACGCCGAGCTGGAGGGGTGGCTGGCGAGCGAAGGTGTGGCCCTGCGAGTCCCGGGCGCGGGCCGCGAGGCGACGCTGGTCGACCTCGCACTGAAGAACGCCCGACAGCGGGGCGGGAGTGACGACGACGTGGGTCGACTCGCCGACGCGCTGGGCATCGACCGCCCGGAGCGAATCGAGGGGTTCGACGTGAGCCACGCTCAGGGGCGGAGCGTCGTCGGGTCGAACGTCACGTTCGTCGACGGCCACCCGCAGAAGTCCGGCTACCGCCGGAAGAAGCTCACCGAGCGCAACGACGACTACGCGAACATGCACGACCTGGTCCGGTGGCGAGCCGTTCGTTCCCTCGAAGGCAGGGACGACCGGGTCGACCCCGACCTGTTGCTCATCGACGGCGGCGACGGCCAGCTCGGGGCGGCCCGGGACGCGCTGGCCGAGACGGGGTGGGAGGTCCCGGTCGTCGCGCTCGCGAAAGACGAAGAGCTCGTCATCACGGCCGACGGCGTCTACGACTGGCCAGACGACGCCCCCCACCTCCACCTGCTCCAGCGGGTCCGGGACGAGGCTCACCGCTTCGCCGTCCAGTACCACCAGACGCTCCGGGACGACGTCTCGACGGCACTCGACGACGTGCCCGGTATCGGGCCGAAGACGCGGACTCGCCTGCTCCGCCGCTTCGGCAGCATCGACGGCGTCCGGGGGGCGTCGCTGGCGGAGCTGACCGCCGTCGACGGCGTCGGCGAGGCCACGGCGGAGACGATTCGCACGCGGCTGAACTGA
- a CDS encoding cation:proton antiporter regulatory subunit has protein sequence MTVYETDVPGVGKKFEVDLDGDERLVLVMHHDGKREFFHKTSPDADAERLFTLSGQRAREVGAIIQGAYFQPVELSDVEVPLGDAIIEWVDVEVGCGLEGQTLADANLRKRSGASVIAIQRESETIPNPDPDETFHAGDILVALGTREELDALERLVESDED, from the coding sequence ATGACCGTCTACGAGACTGACGTGCCGGGCGTCGGCAAGAAGTTCGAAGTCGATCTCGACGGCGACGAGCGGCTCGTCCTGGTGATGCACCACGACGGCAAACGCGAGTTCTTCCACAAGACCAGTCCCGACGCGGACGCCGAGCGCCTCTTTACCCTCTCGGGGCAGCGCGCCCGCGAGGTCGGTGCCATCATCCAGGGCGCGTACTTCCAGCCGGTGGAACTGAGCGACGTCGAAGTCCCGCTCGGCGACGCCATCATCGAGTGGGTCGACGTCGAGGTGGGCTGTGGCCTGGAGGGCCAGACGCTCGCCGACGCGAACCTGCGAAAGCGGTCTGGTGCCTCCGTCATCGCCATCCAGCGGGAATCGGAGACGATTCCGAACCCCGACCCCGACGAGACGTTCCACGCGGGGGACATCCTCGTGGCGCTGGGCACGCGGGAGGAGCTCGACGCCCTGGAACGCCTGGTCGAGTCGGACGAAGACTGA
- a CDS encoding ATP-binding protein: MTTESLVRDRFALSGLVVAGLGFFLTRFTVTLAAYDDPTSFVIAGIVPLVLGLALAAFGVALVVGEFERSFVRTVTLWCLAGTTAMFLLVVLTLLGSTGPGGFMSARSQAYLSNFLIGGSVGGALTGVYAANTERQRYELRQEANRSVMVNRLLRDEVLNALTVIRGRVEVARGNEGELTDATLDAIDRRSGDVRTTVENVKHITRGSRSGDGLEAVAVVPCVEQAVESVRRQFPDARYVVETDSAADVTVWANPLLEHVVADLVENAVAYSHSDTPVVEVTLSTDADRVTLDVTDDGPGLPPTQQALIERGEIADYSDRSTGFGLNFVRLLADSYGADVDATVTDDGTTISLALPRADTDTSATDSTDTTYGISWTETAIAVGASLLAGAMMAIPFYVLGGGIPIIGALYGATDAWVAWITHQFHSVVFGLVYAALVAVTPRRHGEYVRYYGVSLAWATALWLVASGVVMPVWLRLVGIDAGLPNLTALAFVGHLLWGLSLALCYRHGRRLFGP, encoded by the coding sequence ATGACGACTGAATCGTTGGTCCGCGACAGGTTCGCGCTCAGTGGCCTCGTCGTCGCGGGACTCGGCTTCTTCCTCACGCGCTTTACCGTCACGCTCGCGGCCTACGACGACCCCACCTCGTTCGTCATCGCCGGTATCGTCCCGCTCGTCCTGGGGTTGGCGCTCGCGGCGTTCGGCGTCGCCCTCGTCGTCGGGGAGTTCGAGCGCTCGTTCGTTCGGACGGTCACACTCTGGTGTCTCGCCGGGACGACGGCGATGTTCCTCCTCGTCGTCCTGACCCTGCTTGGCAGCACGGGCCCCGGCGGGTTCATGTCCGCCCGGTCGCAGGCGTACCTCTCGAACTTCCTCATCGGCGGGAGCGTCGGCGGCGCGCTGACGGGCGTCTACGCCGCCAACACCGAGCGCCAGCGGTACGAACTCAGACAGGAGGCCAATCGGTCGGTGATGGTCAACCGCCTCCTCAGGGACGAAGTCCTCAACGCCCTGACCGTCATCCGAGGCCGCGTCGAGGTCGCGCGGGGCAACGAGGGCGAGCTCACGGACGCGACGCTCGACGCCATCGACCGGCGGTCGGGCGACGTGCGAACGACCGTCGAGAACGTCAAACACATCACGCGGGGCAGTCGGTCGGGCGACGGGCTCGAAGCCGTCGCCGTCGTGCCCTGTGTCGAGCAGGCGGTCGAGTCCGTCCGGCGGCAGTTCCCCGACGCACGGTACGTCGTCGAGACCGACTCGGCGGCCGACGTGACCGTCTGGGCCAATCCACTGCTCGAACACGTCGTCGCCGACCTGGTCGAGAACGCCGTCGCCTACAGCCACAGCGATACGCCGGTCGTCGAGGTCACCCTCTCGACCGACGCCGACCGGGTGACGCTCGACGTCACCGACGACGGGCCCGGACTCCCGCCGACGCAGCAGGCCCTCATCGAGCGGGGCGAGATCGCCGACTACAGCGACCGGTCGACCGGGTTCGGGCTGAACTTCGTCCGCCTGCTCGCTGATAGCTACGGGGCCGACGTCGACGCGACGGTCACCGACGACGGCACGACCATCTCGCTTGCCCTCCCGCGGGCCGACACCGACACGTCGGCCACCGACTCGACGGACACCACCTACGGCATCTCCTGGACCGAGACCGCCATCGCAGTCGGCGCGTCGCTGCTCGCCGGCGCGATGATGGCGATTCCGTTCTACGTCCTCGGTGGTGGCATCCCGATTATCGGCGCGCTCTACGGCGCGACCGACGCCTGGGTCGCGTGGATTACCCACCAGTTCCACAGCGTCGTCTTCGGTCTCGTCTACGCCGCCCTCGTCGCGGTCACTCCCCGACGGCACGGCGAGTACGTCCGGTACTACGGCGTCAGCCTCGCGTGGGCGACGGCGCTGTGGCTGGTCGCCTCCGGCGTAGTCATGCCGGTGTGGCTCCGACTGGTCGGCATCGACGCCGGGCTGCCGAACCTGACGGCACTCGCGTTCGTCGGGCACCTCCTCTGGGGGCTCTCCCTGGCGCTGTGCTACCGGCACGGCCGTCGGCTGTTCGGTCCGTGA
- a CDS encoding pyridoxal-phosphate-dependent aminotransferase family protein, translating to MTEKREYTDDYPEKTLYLPGPTEVRDDVIEAMAQPMFGHRMDRMTDLYTTIVEDTKEFLGTDNETIVLTASGTEFWEATTLNLVDDNMLCATSGSFSERQANVAERLGKTVDRIEYDWGQAVKPADIRDALEDGETDYDAVGVVMNETSTGVRNPVEEIGDLLGDYPDTYFVVDAISCLGGDFVDIEAHNIDCIFTSTQKAFAMPPGLAVCTVSDAAYERELEKESASWYGGFQRCLDYYDRKGQTHSTPAIPIMLAYRKQMKHMLEEGHDARDQRHREMAEYTREWAREHFGLFPEDGYESQTVTCVENTQDIDVAATVEGVSEQYDMVFSSGYGDLSEESFRIGHMGEHTVESITELTDAIEDVAGL from the coding sequence GTGACCGAAAAACGCGAATATACCGACGACTATCCCGAGAAGACGCTGTACCTTCCCGGTCCCACCGAAGTCCGCGACGACGTCATCGAGGCGATGGCCCAGCCGATGTTCGGCCACCGGATGGACCGGATGACCGACCTCTATACGACCATCGTCGAGGACACCAAAGAGTTCCTCGGCACCGACAACGAGACCATCGTTCTCACTGCCTCGGGGACGGAGTTCTGGGAGGCCACGACGCTCAATCTCGTCGACGACAACATGCTCTGTGCGACCTCCGGCAGCTTCAGCGAGCGCCAGGCCAACGTCGCCGAGCGCCTGGGCAAAACCGTCGACCGCATCGAGTACGACTGGGGGCAGGCCGTCAAGCCCGCGGACATCCGCGACGCGCTCGAAGACGGCGAGACGGACTACGACGCCGTCGGCGTGGTGATGAACGAGACGTCGACCGGCGTCCGCAACCCCGTCGAGGAGATCGGCGACCTGCTCGGTGACTATCCGGACACCTACTTCGTCGTCGACGCCATCTCCTGTCTCGGCGGGGACTTCGTCGACATCGAGGCACACAACATCGACTGCATCTTCACCTCGACGCAGAAGGCCTTCGCGATGCCCCCCGGCCTCGCCGTCTGTACCGTCAGCGACGCCGCATACGAGCGCGAACTGGAGAAGGAGTCCGCATCGTGGTACGGTGGCTTCCAGCGCTGTCTGGACTACTACGACCGGAAGGGCCAGACCCACTCGACGCCCGCCATCCCCATCATGCTGGCCTACCGCAAGCAGATGAAACACATGCTCGAGGAGGGCCACGACGCCCGCGACCAGCGCCACCGCGAGATGGCCGAATACACCCGCGAGTGGGCCCGCGAGCACTTCGGGCTCTTCCCCGAGGACGGCTACGAGTCCCAGACGGTGACCTGCGTCGAGAACACGCAGGACATCGACGTGGCCGCAACCGTCGAGGGCGTTTCGGAACAGTACGACATGGTCTTCTCCAGTGGCTACGGCGACCTGAGCGAGGAGTCGTTCCGAATCGGTCACATGGGTGAACACACCGTCGAGAGCATCACAGAACTCACCGACGCCATCGAGGACGTCGCCGGCCTGTAG
- a CDS encoding M48 family metallopeptidase, with translation MHTGRRVAMAVVGVASLCVYVLAAIVGYRLIVELWARRPSPAVAAAAILSGAVIFGLVSYWAGTAQLKRSLDAVELPYARAPGVYQRLAWLTERMDVQPPSLLVARLPVPNAFAIGGSQGAIVVDRRLFGFLSGEELEALLAHELAHLENRDALVQTIAYSLFQNLVGLLVLLVLPVAVLAGGVARALALIRGTPERWSESQLGRVQRNALGVVSLVGLALTLVVLAYSRRREWAADDRAATVTGNPLALARALRKIERASTPDLGLLTPLYVHGEDDSPLSQWLSTHPPMDDRIERLVERADRERTGRFRG, from the coding sequence ATGCACACGGGACGGCGGGTCGCGATGGCAGTCGTCGGGGTCGCGTCACTCTGTGTCTACGTGCTGGCGGCAATCGTGGGCTATCGGCTGATCGTCGAACTGTGGGCCCGTCGTCCCTCGCCGGCGGTCGCAGCGGCGGCGATTCTGTCGGGTGCCGTCATCTTCGGCCTGGTGAGTTACTGGGCCGGAACGGCACAGCTCAAGCGGTCGCTGGACGCGGTCGAACTCCCCTACGCCCGTGCGCCGGGTGTCTATCAGCGATTGGCGTGGCTCACCGAGCGGATGGACGTCCAGCCGCCGAGCCTGCTCGTCGCGCGCCTCCCGGTCCCGAACGCGTTCGCGATCGGCGGGTCCCAGGGTGCCATCGTCGTCGACAGGCGGCTGTTCGGGTTCCTCTCAGGTGAGGAGCTGGAGGCGCTGCTGGCACACGAGCTCGCTCACCTCGAGAATCGGGACGCGCTGGTCCAGACCATCGCCTACAGCCTCTTTCAGAACCTCGTCGGCCTCCTCGTCCTCCTCGTCCTCCCGGTGGCCGTCCTCGCTGGCGGTGTCGCACGGGCGCTGGCGCTGATCCGTGGCACGCCCGAGCGGTGGTCGGAGTCACAGCTCGGACGGGTCCAGCGCAACGCACTGGGGGTGGTCAGCCTCGTCGGGTTGGCGCTGACACTGGTCGTGCTCGCGTACTCCCGACGACGGGAGTGGGCCGCCGACGACCGGGCGGCGACCGTCACCGGGAACCCGCTCGCGCTCGCCCGCGCGCTGCGGAAGATAGAGCGCGCCTCGACGCCGGACCTGGGGCTGTTGACCCCGCTGTACGTCCACGGCGAGGACGACAGCCCCCTGTCGCAGTGGCTCTCGACGCACCCGCCGATGGACGATAGAATCGAGCGACTCGTCGAGCGGGCCGACCGCGAGCGGACGGGACGGTTTCGGGGCTGA
- the uvrB gene encoding excinuclease ABC subunit UvrB, protein MTDAGGPLSIDRPDADTEFRVDAPFEPAGDQPEAIEQLAAGYRDGMDKQTLLGVTGSGKTNTVSWVVEELQAPTLVIAHNKTLAAQLYEEFRNLFPDNAVEYFVSYYDYYQPEAYVEQTDTFIDKDASINDEIDRLRHSATRSLLTRDDVIVVASVSAIYGLGDPRNYVDMSLSLEVGQEIDRDELLGHLVDLNYERNDVDFTQGTFRVRGDTLEIYPMYGRYALRVEFWGDEIDRMLKVDPLEGKVVREEPAALVHPAEHYSIPEQRLERAIGEIEELLEQRIRYFERQGNAVAAQRIEERTRFDIEMMQETGYCSGIENYSVHLSDRETGEAPYTLLDYFPDDFLTVVDESHQTLPQIRGQFAGDKSRKESLVENGFRLPTAFDNRPLTFEEFEEKTDRTLYVSATPGDYEREESGQIVEQIVRPTYLVDPAVEVASATGQVDDLLARIDDRIERDERVLVTTLTKRMAEDLTEFIEEAGVDVAYMHDETDTLERHELIRSLRLGDIDVLVGINLLREGLDIPEVSLVAILDADQQGFLRSETTLVQTMGRAARNVNGEVVLYADERSDAMNAAIEETQRRRRIQQQFNEEHGHEPTTIEKAIGETNLPGSKTDTSGVSSDGASDADEAAVMVADLEERMQEAANNLEFELAADIRDRIRELREEFDLDGGGDDDGVPAPRSER, encoded by the coding sequence ATGACCGACGCCGGTGGCCCACTCTCCATCGACCGCCCGGACGCGGACACCGAGTTCCGGGTCGACGCACCGTTCGAGCCCGCTGGCGACCAGCCCGAGGCCATCGAGCAACTCGCCGCGGGCTATCGCGACGGGATGGACAAGCAGACCCTGCTGGGCGTGACGGGGTCGGGCAAGACCAACACCGTCTCGTGGGTCGTCGAGGAGCTGCAGGCGCCGACGCTCGTCATCGCTCACAACAAGACGCTCGCCGCGCAACTGTACGAGGAGTTCCGCAACCTCTTCCCGGACAACGCCGTCGAGTACTTCGTCTCCTATTACGACTACTACCAGCCCGAGGCCTACGTCGAGCAGACAGACACCTTCATCGACAAGGACGCCTCCATCAACGACGAGATCGACCGCCTGCGCCACTCCGCGACCCGCTCGCTGTTGACCCGCGACGACGTCATCGTGGTCGCCTCCGTCTCGGCTATCTACGGTCTGGGTGACCCGCGCAACTACGTCGACATGTCGCTGTCGCTGGAGGTCGGCCAGGAGATCGACCGCGACGAGTTGCTTGGCCACCTGGTCGACCTGAACTACGAGCGCAACGACGTCGACTTCACCCAGGGCACCTTCCGCGTGCGCGGTGACACGCTCGAAATCTACCCGATGTACGGCCGCTACGCGCTGCGCGTGGAGTTCTGGGGCGACGAGATCGACCGGATGCTGAAGGTCGACCCCCTGGAAGGGAAGGTCGTCCGCGAGGAACCCGCGGCGCTGGTCCACCCGGCGGAACACTACTCCATCCCAGAACAGCGCCTCGAACGCGCTATCGGGGAGATCGAGGAACTCTTAGAGCAGCGCATCCGCTACTTCGAGCGCCAGGGGAACGCCGTGGCCGCCCAGCGCATCGAGGAGCGCACCCGCTTCGACATCGAGATGATGCAGGAGACGGGCTACTGCTCGGGCATCGAGAACTACTCGGTCCACCTCTCGGACCGCGAGACCGGCGAGGCACCCTACACCCTGCTCGATTACTTCCCCGACGACTTCCTGACCGTCGTCGACGAGTCCCACCAGACCCTGCCCCAGATCCGCGGGCAGTTCGCGGGTGACAAGTCCCGCAAGGAGAGTCTCGTCGAGAACGGCTTCCGCCTTCCGACGGCATTCGACAACCGGCCACTCACCTTCGAGGAGTTCGAGGAGAAGACGGACCGGACGCTGTACGTCTCGGCGACGCCGGGCGACTACGAGCGCGAGGAGAGCGGGCAGATCGTCGAGCAGATCGTCCGGCCGACCTACCTCGTGGACCCCGCCGTCGAGGTGGCGTCGGCGACGGGCCAGGTCGACGACCTGCTTGCCCGCATCGACGACCGCATCGAGCGCGACGAGCGCGTGCTTGTGACGACGCTCACCAAGCGGATGGCCGAGGACCTCACGGAGTTCATCGAGGAGGCAGGCGTCGACGTCGCCTACATGCACGACGAGACCGACACGCTGGAGCGCCACGAGCTCATCCGCTCGCTCCGCCTGGGCGATATCGACGTGCTGGTGGGCATCAACCTCTTGCGCGAGGGCCTGGACATCCCCGAGGTGTCGCTCGTGGCCATCCTCGACGCCGACCAGCAGGGGTTCCTCCGGTCGGAGACGACGCTCGTCCAGACGATGGGTCGGGCGGCCCGGAACGTCAACGGCGAGGTCGTCCTCTACGCCGACGAGCGAAGCGACGCGATGAACGCCGCCATCGAGGAGACCCAGCGCCGGCGGCGCATCCAGCAGCAGTTCAACGAGGAACACGGCCACGAACCGACGACCATCGAGAAGGCCATCGGCGAGACGAACCTGCCGGGGAGCAAGACCGACACCAGCGGCGTCTCCAGCGACGGGGCCAGCGATGCCGACGAGGCGGCCGTCATGGTCGCCGACCTCGAAGAGCGGATGCAGGAGGCCGCCAACAACCTGGAGTTCGAACTCGCTGCCGACATCCGCGACCGCATCCGCGAGCTGCGCGAGGAGTTCGACCTCGACGGCGGCGGAGACGACGACGGCGTCCCGGCACCCCGGTCCGAGCGCTGA
- a CDS encoding FKBP-type peptidyl-prolyl cis-trans isomerase: MPITAGDTVTIEYVGRHDDDTVFDTSREAVAEEAGLETRREFSPLTFEVGAGKVIDGLDEALEGMDEGDTDTVTIPPEAAYGERSDDRVIDYDADEFAAMVEGHEPEVGMQIQTEQGLPGTVSHTDDEVVRVDFNHDLAGETLTFEVEVLSVE; this comes from the coding sequence ATGCCAATCACAGCAGGTGACACCGTCACCATCGAGTACGTCGGCCGTCACGACGACGACACCGTCTTCGACACCTCACGCGAGGCGGTCGCCGAGGAGGCCGGCCTGGAGACGCGCCGCGAGTTCAGCCCGCTCACGTTCGAGGTCGGGGCTGGGAAGGTCATCGATGGGCTCGACGAGGCCCTCGAAGGGATGGACGAAGGCGACACCGACACGGTGACAATCCCGCCCGAAGCGGCCTACGGCGAGCGCAGCGACGACCGCGTCATCGACTACGACGCCGACGAGTTCGCGGCGATGGTCGAGGGCCACGAGCCCGAGGTCGGCATGCAGATTCAGACCGAACAGGGGCTCCCGGGGACCGTCTCGCATACCGACGACGAGGTCGTCCGCGTCGACTTCAACCACGACCTGGCCGGCGAGACGCTCACCTTCGAGGTCGAGGTTCTCTCGGTCGAGTGA
- a CDS encoding zinc ribbon domain-containing protein: MRSDPRCPHCNEKVSATASWCMHCGADFAEPVDANGNDLAAVLERSDSDDLMVLVGDSEYGQRAVGIVVGAIALFTLPIVSPPGTTLLYLVAVVGVGYLTAQRETVADAVDRGAQLLALVPFLLWLFAAFSGRAVGIGVLVGPVVYAALALFVARRVRERLEA, translated from the coding sequence ATGCGTTCCGACCCCCGCTGTCCCCACTGCAACGAGAAAGTGAGCGCGACGGCCTCCTGGTGTATGCACTGTGGCGCCGACTTCGCGGAGCCGGTCGACGCGAACGGGAACGACCTGGCGGCGGTCCTCGAACGGAGCGACTCGGACGACCTCATGGTCCTCGTCGGTGACAGCGAGTACGGCCAGCGGGCCGTCGGTATCGTGGTCGGTGCCATCGCCCTGTTCACGCTCCCAATCGTCTCACCGCCCGGGACGACGCTCCTCTATCTGGTCGCCGTCGTCGGCGTCGGCTACCTGACCGCCCAGCGCGAGACGGTCGCCGACGCCGTGGACCGCGGCGCCCAGCTGCTCGCGCTCGTCCCCTTCCTCCTCTGGCTGTTCGCCGCGTTTTCGGGTCGTGCCGTCGGTATCGGCGTCCTCGTCGGGCCGGTGGTGTACGCCGCGCTCGCGCTCTTTGTCGCCCGCCGCGTCCGCGAGCGACTCGAGGCCTGA
- a CDS encoding cation:proton antiporter: MAELLLEVGIALTGIAIAGGLATRSTLSVIPAYIVVGIVLGPNEPTSILGLPVALVGDREFIDVLAELGVVFLLFFLGLEFSVDQLLQDRKRITAVGGIDFLINFGVGAAIGLALGWPIVETLFLAGIVYISSSAVITKSLIQEGWIANDESSPILGTLVFEDILIAVYLALLAAITGGGGLRQAVISVGTAFLFLGGLAAIAWYGAGWLDRVFSTTSDELFVLRIVGLTTLVAGAALALGVSEAVAAFFLGTGLSQTSHVERIEHVVTPARDIFAAVFFFSIGLTTDVTLVAGVAALVGAAVVLTTLAKFVSGTLSGRVYDLTRRRSLRVGLGLVPRGEFSLVLATLAASIGTGRLGTVIPAFTVGYVLVMSILGSVLIQRADTITDALLSRTTSAE, encoded by the coding sequence ATGGCCGAGCTGCTGCTGGAGGTCGGCATCGCGCTCACCGGTATCGCTATCGCCGGTGGACTGGCGACCCGGAGCACCCTCTCGGTCATCCCGGCCTACATCGTCGTCGGCATCGTCCTCGGTCCGAACGAACCGACATCCATACTGGGGCTGCCTGTCGCCCTCGTCGGCGACAGAGAGTTCATCGACGTGCTGGCGGAGCTGGGCGTCGTCTTCCTCCTGTTCTTCCTCGGTCTGGAGTTCAGCGTGGACCAGCTCCTCCAGGACCGCAAGCGTATCACCGCCGTCGGCGGCATCGATTTCCTGATCAACTTCGGCGTCGGTGCGGCCATCGGCCTCGCCCTCGGCTGGCCCATCGTCGAGACGCTGTTCCTCGCCGGCATCGTCTACATCTCTTCGAGCGCCGTCATCACCAAGTCGCTCATCCAGGAAGGGTGGATCGCCAACGACGAGTCCAGCCCCATCCTCGGGACACTCGTCTTCGAAGACATCCTCATCGCGGTGTACCTCGCCCTGCTCGCAGCCATCACCGGTGGCGGTGGCCTCCGCCAGGCCGTCATCTCCGTCGGAACGGCGTTCCTCTTCCTCGGCGGTCTCGCCGCCATCGCGTGGTACGGCGCGGGGTGGCTCGACCGGGTCTTTTCGACCACCTCCGACGAGCTGTTCGTGCTCCGCATCGTCGGGCTGACGACGCTCGTCGCCGGCGCGGCGCTCGCACTTGGCGTTAGCGAGGCTGTCGCCGCGTTCTTCCTCGGCACTGGCCTGAGCCAGACCAGCCACGTCGAGCGCATCGAACACGTCGTCACGCCCGCCCGGGACATCTTCGCAGCGGTGTTCTTCTTCAGTATCGGGCTGACGACGGACGTCACACTCGTCGCCGGCGTCGCCGCCCTCGTCGGCGCGGCTGTGGTCCTGACGACTCTGGCCAAGTTCGTCAGTGGCACCCTCTCGGGTCGCGTCTACGACTTGACTCGACGGCGGTCGTTACGGGTCGGCCTGGGACTGGTCCCGCGGGGCGAGTTCTCGCTCGTCCTCGCGACGCTGGCCGCCAGCATCGGCACCGGCCGACTGGGAACCGTCATCCCCGCGTTCACCGTCGGCTACGTGCTCGTGATGAGTATCCTCGGCTCGGTGCTGATCCAGCGGGCCGACACCATCACGGACGCACTGCTCTCGCGGACGACCAGCGCGGAGTGA